From the Candidatus Peregrinibacteria bacterium genome, one window contains:
- a CDS encoding 2-oxoacid:acceptor oxidoreductase subunit alpha: MSRLALRITGSSGSGLVVSGLIVIDALKSLGFFVNADREYPSLIKGGHAGFRIETDIHPVHSLSSLADVVVAVDRVGLMEYLDAVKPGGIMIHDDDRHEGIHGLDEKAKRRGISMNYIPARKLAHELGGDMRVQNMITIGLLWRALGLPIDAVLKAAEKRFRDKPKLLEIDLKCLEAGYHFRGASPVPSLALHVPKNKKDFIAIDGNDAIGIGAIHAGVRAYYAYPMSPSSSILTYLAKTAHETGMLVKQAEDEITVVQMALGSMYAGTRALCATSGGGYDLMTETVSLSGMIECPLVVVICQRPGPATGLPTWTGQGDLNLAIFSAHGEFPRIVIGVSDPESCFFSIQHALNLAEKYQVPVLVLSEKTVCETVRTIEPFPQKTIPIERGLVTDKKRLTTLVPKDRFRFTESGVSERWIPGSSPAHYYGNSDEHREDGTLTEDADEAEKMMNKRLQKLETIAKTLPEPEIFGKKTEADISFIGWGSTKNVMIDVISSSKKEGISVNYLHYEYLYPLKTKVTEQFFASNKNVCLLEGNAFGQLGMLIEQKTGKEFTKKFLKYNGRQFFFDEVMDFVRLSKKKHE; the protein is encoded by the coding sequence ATGAGTCGACTTGCCCTTCGTATTACCGGATCAAGTGGTTCGGGCCTTGTCGTCAGTGGACTGATCGTCATTGATGCGCTCAAAAGCTTGGGTTTTTTTGTGAATGCGGATCGAGAGTATCCGTCACTCATTAAAGGCGGACACGCAGGGTTTCGCATTGAAACAGATATACATCCAGTTCATTCGCTTTCGTCTTTGGCAGATGTGGTTGTGGCAGTTGACCGAGTGGGGCTTATGGAATATCTGGATGCGGTAAAGCCGGGTGGTATTATGATTCATGATGATGATCGACATGAAGGCATCCATGGGCTTGATGAAAAGGCAAAACGGCGAGGAATCTCTATGAACTATATTCCGGCACGAAAATTGGCACACGAACTCGGAGGAGACATGCGTGTACAAAACATGATTACTATTGGGCTTTTATGGCGTGCATTAGGGCTTCCTATTGACGCTGTTTTAAAAGCCGCGGAAAAACGATTTCGCGATAAACCAAAACTCCTCGAGATTGACCTCAAATGTCTCGAAGCAGGATACCATTTTCGGGGTGCTTCTCCTGTTCCATCTCTTGCTCTTCATGTTCCCAAAAATAAAAAGGATTTCATTGCCATAGATGGAAATGATGCTATTGGAATTGGTGCTATTCATGCTGGTGTTCGGGCGTATTATGCATATCCCATGAGCCCTTCGAGTTCTATTCTGACATATCTCGCCAAAACCGCGCACGAAACGGGCATGCTCGTGAAACAGGCGGAAGATGAAATTACTGTAGTACAAATGGCACTCGGGTCGATGTATGCCGGAACGCGGGCACTTTGCGCTACTTCTGGCGGTGGATACGATTTGATGACCGAAACCGTTTCTCTTTCGGGAATGATTGAGTGTCCACTTGTCGTCGTCATTTGCCAACGTCCAGGACCAGCAACAGGGCTTCCTACTTGGACTGGACAGGGAGATTTAAACCTCGCCATTTTTTCGGCGCACGGTGAATTTCCGCGAATTGTCATTGGTGTGAGCGATCCCGAATCGTGTTTTTTTAGTATTCAACATGCACTCAATTTGGCAGAAAAATATCAGGTTCCTGTCCTCGTCCTTTCAGAAAAAACAGTGTGCGAAACCGTGCGAACCATAGAGCCGTTTCCGCAAAAGACTATTCCCATTGAACGTGGACTTGTGACAGACAAAAAACGACTTACAACACTTGTGCCAAAAGATCGGTTTCGTTTTACCGAGAGTGGCGTTTCCGAGCGATGGATTCCGGGATCAAGCCCAGCGCATTACTACGGCAATAGCGATGAACACCGAGAAGATGGTACGCTTACGGAAGATGCGGATGAAGCCGAAAAAATGATGAATAAGCGCCTTCAAAAACTCGAGACCATTGCCAAGACACTTCCAGAACCCGAAATTTTTGGGAAAAAAACGGAAGCTGATATTTCATTTATCGGGTGGGGAAGCACAAAAAATGTCATGATCGACGTGATTTCTTCCTCCAAAAAAGAGGGGATTTCTGTCAATTATCTCCACTACGAATATCTGTATCCGCTAAAAACAAAAGTGACGGAGCAGTTTTTCGCGTCAAATAAAAATGTATGTTTGCTTGAAGGAAATGCTTTTGGACAACTCGGAATGCTCATTGAACAAAAAACTGGAAAAGAATTCACAAAAAAGTTTTTAAAATACAACGGACGCCAATTCTTTTTCGATGAGGTGATGGATTTTGTACGACTTTCGAAAAAGAAACATGAATAA
- a CDS encoding 2-oxoacid ferredoxin oxidoreductase — translation MKTNCSSCHSSLDQLLEKKEVALHYEESEEKLTWCSGCGNYGIEKALIRALTLENIGFQDCLICYDIGCNGNGSDKTNAYTVHGLHGRVIPLSAGAALANSKQKVIAIAGDGATFSEGINHLVHAIRNDYPVTFICHNNENYGLTTGQASSTTRTGIPMNGSPDGVVAPPLNICEFILSLSPTFVARGFSGDVPHTTEILREALLHPGFSFVEIMQVCPTYNKSTYQEWFWDRIFYVDSNRKEVSDREVARKQAQNIEEHIALGVLYKKPIPSFLERIPQRNGKTTTLVQEVKHYDISNLLLAFI, via the coding sequence ATGAAAACAAACTGCTCTTCTTGTCACAGCTCTCTCGATCAGCTTCTCGAAAAAAAAGAAGTGGCACTTCACTATGAAGAAAGCGAAGAAAAACTCACATGGTGTAGTGGGTGTGGAAATTATGGCATTGAAAAGGCGCTCATTCGCGCGTTGACACTCGAAAATATTGGTTTTCAAGATTGCCTCATTTGTTACGATATTGGGTGCAATGGAAATGGTTCCGACAAAACAAATGCATATACCGTCCACGGATTGCACGGACGTGTGATTCCGCTTTCCGCAGGAGCCGCACTTGCAAACAGTAAACAGAAAGTTATTGCCATTGCTGGAGACGGAGCTACGTTTAGCGAAGGAATTAATCATCTCGTGCATGCTATTCGAAATGATTACCCCGTGACATTTATTTGTCACAACAACGAAAACTATGGACTCACCACGGGGCAAGCTTCTTCTACTACGCGAACAGGAATTCCCATGAATGGTTCTCCCGATGGAGTGGTTGCGCCACCACTCAACATCTGCGAGTTTATTCTTTCGCTTTCTCCCACCTTTGTGGCGAGAGGTTTTTCGGGAGATGTTCCACACACAACAGAAATTCTTCGAGAAGCTTTGCTTCATCCCGGATTTTCCTTTGTAGAAATCATGCAAGTGTGTCCCACATATAACAAATCAACATATCAGGAATGGTTTTGGGATCGCATTTTCTATGTCGATTCAAACCGAAAAGAAGTTTCTGATCGAGAAGTCGCCAGAAAACAGGCACAGAATATTGAAGAGCATATTGCGCTCGGTGTGCTCTACAAAAAGCCAATTCCCAGTTTTTTAGAACGTATTCCACAGAGAAACGGTAAAACAACAACACTTGTTCAAGAAGTAAAACACTATGATATTTCGAATCTTTTGTTGGCTTTTATATAA
- a CDS encoding S8 family peptidase, whose protein sequence is MSHFLRKSFLPLFGIATVFVATGILLFSEIDNSQKKAALSLGPVFVNGKQQYLENEALVFVKPDSNITQNAIGEVQALGELSAEEGKQKFEEDVSARLQKYIGEDTEVMASVLFSPALPEGKLGSFSLGNSPEKTVIMARVKSKTKTTKELLESLQGDTEILSAEANYLFYQFDEGTTDMENNNDQWHIFTNSLGAGVAADGVWEQGITGEGVVVAVIDSGVDTDHFDLVKNILPGKDFCAGANCGSDNDPNPEEGMLHGTHVAGTIAASGDGSGVIGVAPNAKIMPLKIFGTQDGAPTSSIFQAIDYAIQNNVDVINMSLGAQMECPSNWQSAIDKAIESGITVVVAAGNSGQSGPSAQTPASCNGVIAVGATDMSKTVTSFSSYFENMVDVVAPGTCVLSTIIAEMDSEDDNRFSGGNCPTIPIPKGYAHLPGTSMATPHVAGVVALMKEKNPNLSPEQIETLLCENSEDLGPSGRDEKYGCGFVNAEKILAAITTGGDDDENNGGDTFTVSPTTQSIAVGASVTNIAVSNSASEHTFTLNAGTTGITKNQCSDGSTTCALTAPTDIGTATLTVKKTGQTDAVATIIVTSGGSDSGDDDDSGDDDDDLNDGILRVSPLSQEITVGCIPDPVIATGGGPYTITVFRGSTGMESETCAGGSSGDCTLGKAIRPGVMTVFIRMGEQEIQSRIEVFPKSLSRGKPCHLASEESTLKSASLSDETTSLKDAELEDAEMFQFFAQSAEEEKAVTLSEDTDCSAELSAQDTLPEKNSLSNAFIVEGSDGYGWQRALITEPKDTIPLSEEELVSLHGTANPLSRVFLFLSSPEQSGFSPATCLNAGVSDESGYFSLSIHPRLLWGNIGGNVQLSAFFQMKEHWSQIPEAEKKASSPFSSLYPRIQGSKTEDASCKEICSAGIQTAHVLNPKDIDDRLLGDNFRDVEEQEVIIGRMPGRHTFSGGIFGEEFPDPEAVGNIVRKAVLMEGLKRALLGNRNVNGVQPGLSYINSALLEKAAQRQGDFSQRTQDIAVSLKMLLSGGGNDREYALTQLEGFLGRERNVRTELGYAPPKIIEPSVKILFAEVFPKGVSSEKDWAKDAVSLLRFWTGGLTPKSCLLENDRLFSKNFKGFEEPIRTCEMVFLTK, encoded by the coding sequence ATGAGCCATTTTCTCCGAAAATCCTTTCTTCCCTTATTTGGAATTGCGACAGTCTTTGTTGCGACTGGAATATTACTTTTTTCAGAAATAGACAATAGTCAAAAAAAAGCCGCTCTTTCCTTGGGTCCTGTTTTTGTGAATGGGAAACAGCAGTATCTCGAAAATGAGGCACTTGTTTTTGTAAAACCAGATTCCAATATAACTCAGAATGCTATTGGAGAAGTTCAGGCGCTTGGAGAACTTTCTGCCGAAGAGGGGAAACAAAAATTTGAAGAAGATGTTTCTGCTCGCCTTCAGAAATATATTGGTGAAGACACAGAGGTGATGGCGAGTGTTCTTTTTTCTCCTGCTTTGCCAGAAGGGAAATTGGGAAGTTTTTCTCTCGGGAATTCCCCAGAAAAAACTGTTATTATGGCACGAGTAAAAAGTAAGACAAAGACAACAAAAGAGCTTCTTGAGTCATTGCAGGGGGACACAGAAATTCTTTCCGCAGAAGCAAATTATCTCTTTTATCAGTTTGATGAAGGAACAACGGATATGGAGAACAACAATGATCAATGGCATATTTTTACAAATAGTTTAGGTGCTGGAGTAGCTGCAGATGGGGTTTGGGAACAAGGTATCACAGGAGAAGGTGTTGTTGTAGCGGTTATCGATTCTGGAGTGGATACCGATCATTTCGATTTGGTGAAAAATATTCTCCCCGGAAAAGATTTTTGTGCTGGAGCAAATTGCGGTTCCGATAATGATCCAAATCCTGAAGAAGGCATGCTTCACGGAACGCATGTTGCAGGAACTATTGCCGCGAGTGGAGATGGTAGCGGTGTAATAGGTGTGGCTCCAAATGCAAAAATTATGCCACTCAAGATTTTTGGAACTCAAGACGGCGCCCCAACATCATCCATTTTTCAGGCAATTGACTATGCCATACAAAATAATGTCGATGTTATTAACATGAGTCTTGGTGCGCAGATGGAATGCCCATCAAACTGGCAAAGTGCCATTGATAAAGCAATAGAAAGTGGAATTACTGTTGTGGTTGCCGCCGGAAATTCGGGGCAATCCGGACCGAGTGCGCAAACTCCGGCGAGTTGCAATGGAGTTATTGCCGTTGGAGCAACGGATATGTCGAAAACCGTTACGTCTTTTTCGAGTTATTTTGAGAACATGGTCGATGTTGTTGCACCCGGAACGTGTGTTTTGAGCACTATTATTGCAGAAATGGACAGTGAAGATGATAACCGTTTTTCTGGAGGAAATTGCCCAACTATTCCCATACCAAAAGGATATGCGCACTTGCCCGGAACCTCTATGGCAACTCCCCATGTTGCCGGAGTAGTCGCACTTATGAAAGAGAAGAATCCAAATCTTTCTCCAGAACAAATAGAAACACTTCTCTGTGAAAATTCTGAAGATTTAGGTCCTTCGGGGAGAGATGAAAAATACGGATGCGGATTTGTTAATGCAGAAAAAATTCTCGCGGCCATTACTACAGGAGGGGATGATGACGAAAATAACGGGGGCGATACTTTTACCGTTTCTCCTACAACTCAATCCATTGCCGTTGGAGCATCCGTCACGAATATTGCTGTTTCCAATAGTGCCAGTGAACACACCTTTACTCTGAATGCCGGAACAACAGGTATCACCAAAAATCAGTGTTCAGACGGATCCACAACATGCGCTCTTACCGCACCAACTGACATCGGAACAGCAACACTCACCGTAAAAAAGACTGGACAAACAGATGCAGTCGCAACGATTATCGTCACGAGTGGTGGTAGCGATTCTGGTGATGACGACGATTCTGGTGATGACGATGATGATTTGAATGATGGGATTCTCCGCGTCTCTCCGCTTTCTCAAGAAATTACCGTAGGATGTATCCCCGATCCAGTTATAGCAACTGGAGGAGGTCCGTATACGATAACCGTTTTTCGGGGATCAACAGGAATGGAGTCCGAAACGTGTGCAGGAGGTTCTTCGGGAGATTGTACTTTGGGAAAAGCTATCCGACCAGGAGTCATGACGGTTTTTATTCGTATGGGTGAACAGGAGATACAATCGAGAATAGAGGTTTTTCCAAAATCTCTCTCTCGGGGGAAACCTTGTCATCTTGCTTCTGAAGAATCCACATTAAAGAGTGCTTCATTGTCAGATGAGACAACTTCTTTAAAGGATGCAGAATTGGAAGATGCTGAGATGTTTCAATTTTTCGCACAATCAGCCGAAGAAGAAAAAGCCGTTACACTCTCGGAGGATACCGATTGTTCTGCCGAACTTTCTGCTCAAGATACTCTTCCTGAGAAAAACTCTCTTTCAAACGCATTTATTGTAGAAGGTTCTGACGGATATGGTTGGCAAAGAGCTCTTATTACTGAGCCAAAGGACACTATTCCTCTTTCGGAAGAGGAGCTTGTTTCTCTTCATGGAACGGCAAATCCCCTCTCTCGTGTTTTTCTTTTTCTCTCTTCCCCAGAACAATCTGGTTTTTCTCCTGCAACTTGTTTGAATGCAGGAGTATCAGACGAATCAGGGTATTTTTCTCTGAGTATTCATCCTCGTCTTTTGTGGGGGAATATTGGCGGCAATGTGCAATTATCAGCTTTTTTCCAAATGAAAGAACATTGGAGTCAAATTCCAGAAGCAGAAAAAAAGGCATCTTCTCCCTTTTCTTCTTTATATCCACGCATACAGGGGTCAAAAACAGAAGATGCTTCGTGTAAAGAAATTTGTTCTGCTGGTATCCAAACAGCTCATGTTTTGAATCCAAAAGATATTGACGATCGACTTTTGGGAGATAATTTTCGAGATGTCGAAGAACAAGAGGTGATCATTGGGAGAATGCCTGGTCGCCATACATTTTCGGGAGGTATTTTTGGAGAAGAATTTCCAGATCCTGAAGCTGTTGGGAACATTGTCCGAAAAGCTGTTCTTATGGAAGGACTGAAACGTGCACTTCTTGGAAATCGAAACGTTAATGGTGTTCAGCCTGGACTCTCATACATTAATAGTGCGCTTCTCGAAAAAGCGGCACAGAGACAAGGAGATTTTTCGCAACGGACTCAAGACATTGCTGTTTCCCTCAAAATGCTTCTTTCTGGAGGAGGAAATGACCGAGAATATGCTTTAACACAGCTTGAAGGTTTTTTGGGAAGAGAACGGAATGTTCGTACGGAACTGGGATACGCCCCTCCGAAAATCATCGAACCATCGGTAAAAATACTTTTTGCAGAAGTCTTTCCAAAAGGAGTGAGTTCTGAAAAAGATTGGGCAAAAGATGCGGTAAGTCTTCTCCGTTTTTGGACAGGTGGACTTACTCCGAAAAGTTGTCTTTTGGAAAATGATCGACTCTTCTCCAAAAACTTTAAAGGTTTTGAGGAGCCTATTCGTACGTGTGAAATGGTATTTCTTACAAAATAA
- a CDS encoding S8 family serine peptidase, giving the protein MKNLFQKSFLGVITTGVFVLSGFFLLHTGSRTPLSASISVGNTPALGNYVEGEMLVVLRDDTPPSGGVGTMSIDSPEFENDIFSAQQVAEQTLSNTFPNANIETKILFDARTAHFSENQVLRIEALEQNAFGESSALEDRLVYATLRDSTQTTQSLLNNVAALKNSGQGENILSYQPNYIYELPPVENFEELSPDAITEQGLGGESPTTFWNIFSNDFHAGISANVAWNEGITGEGVTVAVLDTGVDVSHPDLQENIWKNTGETSCVDGIDNDGNGYIDDCFGWDMGGDGNGAGDNDPTGSIFHGTHVAGIIAAERNGIGAVGVAPDSKIMPLKIFDDNGFATTENFMEAMEYAWRNGADIISISLGRNDTCAELEQTAINKAFSAGVFIVASSGNADLQHGMTPPFPNAPAICNNVFTTGATNAEKTRASYSNYRDENDLVDAIVPGGEGEHSITSTFPGGGYGTSSGTSMATPHAAGLAALLLQEVPELSPVQVKNRLCESAEDLGEAGTDKYYGCGFLSTAVLDSLHSVANLVLSPEEVTISSETDPLSFTAQGGTGQYSFLLANGSTGMTKENCLGGSNPVCILSHPTRSGMATLTVLSGNESAVSLISVSDSGNILPNSSSNIGITPTTSKKLVAPGDRVQYTIRFQNMTGTDYQTVEVVSDYDEQSVTPVSSSIPSGCQNSSGKIICSVGALSAGQEKVIQYSVDIK; this is encoded by the coding sequence ATGAAGAATCTCTTTCAAAAATCATTTTTAGGAGTAATAACAACAGGAGTCTTTGTTCTCTCAGGATTTTTTCTGTTGCACACGGGATCACGCACCCCCCTTTCTGCGAGTATCTCTGTGGGAAACACACCAGCACTTGGAAATTATGTGGAAGGAGAAATGCTTGTTGTTTTGCGGGATGACACGCCTCCCTCTGGAGGAGTGGGAACGATGAGTATTGATTCTCCAGAATTTGAAAATGATATTTTTTCTGCGCAACAGGTCGCCGAACAGACACTTTCGAACACCTTTCCAAATGCCAATATCGAGACAAAAATTCTCTTCGATGCTCGAACTGCTCATTTTTCTGAAAACCAAGTGCTCCGAATCGAAGCACTTGAGCAGAATGCTTTTGGAGAATCCTCAGCATTGGAAGATCGTCTTGTTTATGCCACTCTTCGGGATTCCACACAAACAACCCAATCACTTCTCAATAATGTTGCGGCTCTCAAAAATAGCGGACAAGGCGAAAATATTCTCTCTTACCAACCGAACTATATTTACGAACTTCCTCCTGTGGAAAATTTTGAGGAGCTTAGTCCAGATGCTATTACAGAGCAGGGGCTTGGTGGAGAATCGCCAACAACGTTTTGGAATATTTTTTCAAATGATTTTCATGCTGGTATCTCTGCCAATGTCGCATGGAATGAAGGCATAACCGGAGAAGGGGTAACGGTCGCTGTACTTGATACGGGAGTTGATGTTTCGCATCCCGATTTACAGGAAAATATTTGGAAAAATACTGGAGAAACGAGCTGTGTTGATGGCATTGATAACGATGGAAACGGGTATATAGACGACTGTTTTGGCTGGGATATGGGAGGGGACGGAAATGGAGCAGGGGATAATGATCCAACAGGAAGCATTTTTCATGGAACACATGTCGCGGGAATTATAGCCGCAGAAAGAAATGGAATTGGTGCTGTTGGTGTTGCTCCAGATTCAAAAATAATGCCACTCAAAATTTTTGATGATAACGGATTCGCCACCACAGAAAATTTTATGGAGGCTATGGAATATGCATGGAGAAATGGCGCAGACATTATTTCCATTAGTCTCGGGCGAAACGATACTTGTGCAGAGCTCGAACAGACCGCCATCAACAAGGCATTTTCGGCGGGGGTTTTTATAGTGGCGTCCAGTGGAAACGCCGATTTACAACATGGTATGACTCCTCCGTTTCCCAATGCTCCGGCCATTTGTAATAACGTGTTTACTACTGGTGCCACAAATGCCGAAAAAACGAGGGCATCATATTCAAATTATCGTGATGAGAATGATCTTGTTGATGCCATTGTTCCAGGAGGTGAAGGAGAGCATTCTATTACGAGCACCTTTCCTGGTGGTGGATATGGAACTTCTTCTGGAACCTCTATGGCAACGCCTCATGCGGCAGGACTTGCCGCACTCTTACTTCAAGAAGTTCCAGAGCTTTCTCCTGTTCAAGTGAAAAATCGCCTCTGTGAAAGCGCAGAAGATTTGGGAGAAGCCGGAACCGACAAATACTACGGATGTGGATTTTTAAGTACTGCTGTACTCGATTCGCTTCATTCTGTCGCAAATCTTGTTCTTTCTCCAGAGGAAGTAACCATTTCTTCAGAGACTGATCCTCTTTCCTTTACTGCCCAAGGAGGAACTGGACAATATTCATTTCTCCTCGCCAATGGCAGTACTGGCATGACCAAGGAAAATTGTCTGGGAGGAAGTAATCCTGTATGCATTCTTTCACATCCAACGAGATCAGGAATGGCAACACTCACAGTGCTCAGCGGAAACGAATCCGCCGTATCGCTTATTTCCGTTTCCGATTCGGGAAATATTCTCCCCAATTCTTCAAGTAATATTGGTATTACTCCCACAACAAGTAAAAAACTTGTCGCCCCTGGTGATAGGGTGCAATACACTATTCGCTTTCAAAACATGACAGGCACCGATTACCAAACAGTAGAAGTGGTAAGTGATTACGACGAACAGAGTGTTACTCCGGTGAGTAGCTCCATTCCGAGTGGATGCCAAAATTCAAGCGGAAAAATAATATGTTCTGTTGGCGCGCTTTCCGCCGGACAGGAAAAGGTGATTCAATACAGTGTTGATATAAAGTAG
- the rsmA gene encoding ribosomal RNA small subunit methyltransferase A has translation MTFYLLPMRQRLTDPQAIRSLLKKYGLWAKKRFGQNFLADENVLRAIVEAADIQPEAIILEIGPGLGVLTRELLPRAKKVIAIEIDRDILPALRETTHFFRDRLELRNEHFLNTILPEVPYQVVSNIPYHLTSPIIRKLLVEAGHRPTSLTLLVQKEVAEQICNTKKSSLLSLFVAVFGEAKIIASVPSSSFSPPPKVDSAILHINVFETPLLIRQPVQKVFSTAKQGFSQKRKKLKNLFPESLLRATEVDPDARAETLSVFDWERLTENIRKESS, from the coding sequence ATGACTTTTTATTTACTCCCTATGCGACAACGCCTTACCGACCCACAAGCGATTCGCTCACTTCTCAAAAAATATGGACTCTGGGCAAAAAAGCGGTTTGGGCAAAATTTTCTGGCAGACGAAAATGTGTTGCGCGCTATAGTCGAAGCTGCAGATATTCAGCCAGAAGCCATTATCCTTGAGATTGGTCCGGGATTGGGTGTGCTTACTCGAGAGCTTCTTCCTCGCGCAAAAAAAGTGATTGCCATAGAAATTGACCGCGATATTCTTCCGGCACTTCGAGAAACAACACATTTTTTTCGGGACAGACTTGAGCTTCGAAATGAGCATTTTCTTAACACCATTCTTCCTGAGGTGCCGTACCAAGTGGTTTCGAATATTCCATATCATCTTACGTCTCCCATCATCCGAAAGCTCTTGGTCGAAGCAGGTCATCGTCCCACCTCTCTTACTCTTCTTGTACAAAAAGAAGTTGCCGAGCAAATCTGTAACACGAAAAAAAGCTCTCTTCTTTCACTGTTTGTTGCGGTGTTTGGAGAGGCAAAAATTATTGCTTCCGTTCCTTCATCTTCTTTTTCTCCACCGCCAAAAGTCGATTCTGCTATTCTTCATATCAATGTTTTTGAAACACCACTTCTCATAAGACAACCTGTCCAAAAGGTTTTTTCTACTGCTAAACAAGGATTTAGTCAAAAACGGAAGAAACTCAAAAATCTCTTTCCCGAATCTCTTCTTCGAGCGACAGAAGTTGATCCAGACGCGCGCGCAGAAACTCTTTCTGTTTTTGACTGGGAGCGACTCACAGAAAACATTCGAAAGGAATCTTCTTAG
- a CDS encoding ABC transporter ATP-binding protein, translating into MIVLQNVTKNFGTKTAVKNLSLHVLKGEVFGFLGPNGAGKTTTMKMILGLLCPTKGTISLFGKSAGTIAAKQKIGFLPEFSHFYPHLTGEEFLHFVGEIFGLSPEERSQRAKRLLKLVHLPTEASHRAIGTYSKGMQQRIGMAQALMNDPEIIFLDEPMSGLDPIGRRELKDIIISLKKGGKTIFFNSHILADAEALCDRVGIIHQGNLLLDKPVSELIGNGITLEDVFVETITGKKKVSPEKEKPSRKNSSPKKTSSLSSESKEKKKKTSTLKAKKK; encoded by the coding sequence GTGATTGTTCTTCAAAATGTTACTAAAAATTTCGGAACAAAAACTGCAGTAAAAAATCTTTCGCTTCATGTTCTTAAGGGGGAGGTGTTTGGTTTTTTGGGTCCGAATGGTGCCGGAAAAACAACAACAATGAAGATGATTCTTGGACTCTTGTGCCCCACAAAGGGAACTATTTCGCTCTTTGGAAAATCAGCGGGAACTATAGCGGCGAAACAAAAAATTGGGTTTCTTCCCGAATTTTCCCATTTTTATCCGCATCTTACTGGAGAGGAATTCCTCCATTTTGTTGGAGAAATATTTGGTCTTTCTCCTGAAGAGCGCTCACAACGAGCAAAACGTCTTTTAAAACTTGTTCATCTTCCGACAGAGGCTTCTCATCGGGCTATTGGAACATATTCTAAGGGGATGCAACAGCGGATTGGCATGGCACAAGCACTTATGAATGATCCTGAAATTATTTTTTTGGATGAGCCCATGAGCGGACTTGATCCTATTGGGCGACGAGAACTCAAAGATATTATTATTTCCCTTAAAAAAGGGGGAAAAACTATTTTTTTCAATTCTCATATTCTTGCGGATGCGGAGGCACTTTGTGATCGTGTTGGTATTATTCACCAGGGGAATCTTCTTCTGGACAAGCCTGTTTCAGAGCTTATTGGGAATGGAATAACCCTTGAGGATGTTTTTGTTGAAACCATCACGGGGAAAAAAAAGGTTTCTCCAGAAAAAGAAAAACCTTCTCGAAAGAATTCTTCTCCTAAAAAAACTTCATCGCTTTCTTCAGAATCGAAGGAAAAGAAAAAGAAAACGAGCACTTTAAAAGCAAAAAAAAAGTAA